In a single window of the Magnetofaba australis IT-1 genome:
- a CDS encoding sulfotransferase domain-containing protein encodes MSDDHSSASPHPTPELWLNTSRQLRRHWMPEKANLALEQALTAQPQILQSAQFRGAHPADQANQRTPQPFIAVSCEKCGSHLLSDMLQALTGLAFHWPDDTTLQPLQNDPYFTRPEGSFLIGHFPAHPEWTARLTAANVRVVMLYRDPRDALVSFYHHYIDVNCWGDQGNLLGRFLASLPKSEALNLMITGYTPTAERSETWTGLPSRQWHWVRNWIGSGLPYLALRYEDVITDKAGALQQLGDFLGYALNPEQRQTIVAQTAFEQSSATMTRNNLPASFKRKGRAGDWRNHFSPSNTRLFELVAGEQLRQLGYA; translated from the coding sequence ATGTCCGATGATCACTCCAGCGCCTCCCCCCACCCAACGCCTGAATTGTGGCTCAACACCAGCCGTCAACTGCGCCGTCATTGGATGCCGGAGAAGGCCAATCTGGCCCTGGAGCAGGCCTTGACCGCCCAGCCGCAAATTCTGCAAAGCGCACAATTTCGCGGCGCGCATCCGGCCGATCAGGCCAACCAACGGACCCCACAGCCGTTCATCGCGGTATCGTGTGAAAAGTGCGGCAGCCATCTGCTCTCAGACATGCTCCAAGCGCTCACGGGTCTTGCCTTCCACTGGCCCGACGACACCACGCTGCAACCGCTACAGAACGATCCCTATTTCACCCGCCCGGAGGGGAGTTTTTTGATCGGCCACTTCCCCGCGCACCCGGAGTGGACAGCGCGCCTCACTGCAGCCAATGTTCGTGTGGTGATGCTCTATCGCGACCCCCGCGACGCGCTGGTGTCGTTCTATCACCACTATATCGATGTGAACTGTTGGGGCGATCAGGGCAATTTGCTGGGGCGGTTCCTCGCCTCGCTGCCCAAAAGCGAGGCGCTCAATCTGATGATCACCGGATACACGCCGACTGCAGAACGCAGCGAGACCTGGACCGGTCTGCCCTCGCGCCAATGGCATTGGGTGCGCAATTGGATTGGCTCAGGATTGCCCTATCTGGCGCTGCGCTATGAGGATGTGATTACGGATAAAGCGGGAGCGTTGCAGCAATTGGGGGATTTTTTAGGCTATGCGCTCAACCCGGAACAGCGGCAAACCATTGTGGCGCAAACCGCTTTCGAGCAGTCCTCGGCCACCATGACGCGCAACAACTTGCCTGCCAGTTTTAAGCGCAAAGGGCGCGCCGGGGATTGGCGCAACCACTTCTCCCCCAGCAATACCCGGCTGTTTGAGCTGGTGGCGGGTGAGCAATTGCGGCAACTGGGGTACGCATAA
- a CDS encoding nucleotide pyrophosphohydrolase produces MEDLTQLRDALRQFATERNWAQFHTPKNLAMALCGEAAELMEPFQWLTVEQSRELTDKQREAVAQEIGDVLIYLTMLADKLGLDPLTCAHEKMALNARKYPVDVAYGSAQKRGLPADEGGG; encoded by the coding sequence ATGGAAGATCTCACCCAACTGCGTGACGCCCTGCGCCAATTCGCTACAGAGCGCAATTGGGCGCAATTCCATACACCGAAGAATCTGGCCATGGCGCTGTGCGGTGAGGCCGCGGAGTTGATGGAGCCATTCCAATGGCTGACGGTGGAGCAGAGCCGGGAATTGACCGACAAACAGCGCGAGGCGGTGGCCCAGGAGATTGGCGACGTGCTGATCTATCTGACCATGTTGGCGGACAAACTGGGGTTGGACCCGCTCACATGCGCCCATGAGAAGATGGCGCTCAATGCGCGCAAATACCCGGTCGACGTGGCGTATGGATCGGCGCAGAAGCGCGGTTTGCCAGCAGATGAGGGGGGCGGATGA
- the arsS gene encoding arsenosugar biosynthesis radical SAM (seleno)protein ArsS (Some members of this family are selenoproteins.) codes for MNSFLRKLPEGALHAADLSMIQVNVGLTCNMACAHCHVGAGPTRRESMDWPVMAQVLALAERAGCRFVDITGGAPEMNPHIARFVRELRARDIAVQVRSNLTIYTLPDYTPLARTFRDLGVGLVGSMPCYLQENVDRQRGAGAYSDSISALKYLNQMGFGVDGGGVLNLVYNPGGPTLPPPQAKLEADYKRELYDRYDVTFSNLLTIANMPIGRFRAELRRSGREADYWGLLEQAFNPATVAGLMCRHQVSVRWDGALFDCDFNLALNLPATPRALDEVDPAQLPGRAIATDAHCLGCTAGSGSSCGGALA; via the coding sequence ATGAACTCTTTTTTGCGCAAACTGCCCGAGGGCGCTCTGCATGCGGCGGATCTGAGCATGATTCAGGTCAATGTGGGGCTGACGTGCAATATGGCGTGCGCCCACTGCCATGTGGGGGCGGGGCCCACGCGCCGCGAGAGTATGGATTGGCCGGTGATGGCGCAGGTGTTGGCGCTGGCCGAGCGCGCGGGTTGCCGTTTTGTGGACATCACCGGCGGCGCGCCGGAGATGAATCCGCACATCGCGCGGTTTGTGCGCGAGTTGCGCGCCAGAGATATCGCTGTGCAGGTGCGCAGCAACCTGACCATCTACACCTTGCCCGACTATACGCCCCTGGCGCGCACTTTCCGCGATTTGGGTGTGGGGCTGGTGGGGTCGATGCCCTGTTATCTGCAGGAGAATGTGGATCGCCAACGCGGCGCCGGGGCGTATTCCGACTCCATTAGCGCATTGAAATATCTCAACCAGATGGGCTTTGGCGTGGATGGCGGCGGGGTGCTGAATCTGGTCTATAATCCGGGTGGGCCGACGCTGCCGCCGCCCCAGGCCAAGCTGGAGGCGGACTACAAACGGGAGCTGTATGATCGTTATGACGTAACGTTTAGCAATTTATTGACCATCGCCAATATGCCCATTGGGCGGTTTCGCGCCGAACTACGTCGCAGCGGGCGCGAGGCGGACTACTGGGGCTTGTTGGAGCAGGCGTTCAACCCGGCCACGGTGGCGGGTTTGATGTGCCGACACCAGGTGAGCGTGCGCTGGGATGGGGCGCTGTTCGACTGCGACTTCAATCTGGCGTTGAACCTGCCCGCCACGCCCCGCGCGCTGGATGAGGTTGACCCCGCCCAGCTTCCCGGACGCGCTATCGCCACCGATGCCCACTGTTTGGGCTGTACGGCGGGGAGCGGCTCCTCCTGCGGCGGCGCGCTGGCGTAA
- the trmFO gene encoding methylenetetrahydrofolate--tRNA-(uracil(54)-C(5))-methyltransferase (FADH(2)-oxidizing) TrmFO, translating into MSEFVTVIGAGLAGSEAAWQLAQRGVAVRLYEMRPHKRSPAHQTDWCAELVCSNSLRSDDHENNAVGVLHQEMREAGSLILEQADRHKVPAGGALAVDRDAFAQGVSEALAAHPNITLIHEELHQPPTEGEVIIATGPLTSEPLSQWLEGVVGPRLAFFDAIAPIVAYDSIDFSKAWKQSRYDKGDGDDYINCPMDKAQYDAFVQGLLDGEKVAFKEFERDTPYFDGCLPIEVMAERGPETLRHGPLKPVGLTNPHPGMSKSHAIVQLRQDNKQATLWNMVGFQTKLTWPEQKRIFAAIPGLEGAEFVRLGAIHRNTFLNAPAVLTPQLTLKEHSRLTFAGQITGVEGYVESAATGLLAGVFVFRRLRGQDSVTPPPVTAHGALLAHLTEQAESRGFQPMNVNFGLFPPLAEPTTKKLRKPAYAARALSEWRSWAAQALHKA; encoded by the coding sequence ATGTCTGAATTCGTCACCGTCATTGGCGCTGGTCTGGCCGGCTCCGAGGCCGCCTGGCAACTGGCGCAGCGCGGCGTGGCCGTGCGGCTGTATGAGATGCGTCCGCACAAACGCTCGCCCGCCCACCAGACCGACTGGTGCGCCGAGTTGGTGTGCAGCAACTCCCTGCGCTCCGATGACCATGAGAACAATGCTGTGGGCGTGCTGCATCAGGAGATGCGCGAGGCGGGTAGTCTGATCCTTGAACAGGCGGACCGCCACAAGGTGCCCGCTGGCGGGGCTTTGGCGGTGGATCGCGACGCCTTCGCCCAAGGGGTGAGCGAAGCGCTGGCGGCGCACCCCAACATCACGCTGATCCACGAGGAGCTGCATCAGCCCCCCACGGAGGGGGAGGTGATCATCGCCACCGGCCCGCTCACCTCGGAGCCGCTGTCGCAGTGGTTGGAGGGGGTGGTGGGGCCGCGGCTGGCCTTTTTCGACGCTATTGCGCCCATCGTCGCCTATGACTCCATCGACTTCTCCAAAGCGTGGAAGCAGTCGCGCTATGACAAGGGCGACGGCGATGACTACATCAACTGCCCCATGGATAAAGCCCAGTACGACGCCTTTGTGCAGGGGCTGCTGGATGGCGAGAAGGTGGCGTTCAAAGAGTTCGAACGCGACACGCCCTATTTCGACGGCTGCCTGCCCATCGAGGTGATGGCCGAGCGCGGACCGGAGACCCTGCGCCATGGTCCGCTCAAGCCGGTGGGGTTGACCAATCCCCATCCGGGGATGAGCAAATCCCATGCGATTGTGCAGCTGCGCCAGGACAACAAACAGGCTACGCTATGGAACATGGTGGGGTTCCAAACCAAGCTTACCTGGCCGGAACAGAAGCGCATTTTTGCCGCTATTCCCGGTTTGGAGGGCGCCGAGTTCGTCCGCTTGGGGGCGATTCACCGCAATACATTCCTCAATGCGCCGGCGGTTTTGACCCCGCAACTGACCCTCAAAGAGCATTCACGGCTGACCTTCGCCGGACAAATAACGGGTGTGGAGGGGTATGTGGAGTCCGCCGCCACAGGCTTGCTGGCGGGGGTGTTTGTTTTTCGACGCCTGCGGGGTCAAGATTCCGTCACCCCGCCCCCTGTCACCGCCCATGGCGCGCTGCTGGCGCACCTGACGGAACAGGCGGAGAGTCGGGGCTTCCAGCCTATGAATGTGAACTTCGGCCTGTTTCCACCCCTGGCTGAACCCACGACGAAAAAACTGCGAAAACCTGCGTATGCCGCCCGCGCGCTCTCCGAATGGCGCTCTTGGGCCGCGCAGGCGCTTCATAAAGCTTGA
- a CDS encoding deoxyhypusine synthase family protein — MQVRDQSNYHSPETDNLKPVKPLDLAQIDSVSELLAAMADASFGARRLGQAASVLESMVRDPDCFTVLTLSGAMTVAKMGLVIVEMIERGYVDAIISTGALMTHGLVETQGRHHYKYAEGMDDKTLYERGYNRVYDTLEPESNLDEAEKLVSRVLRRNDLPEVLSSRSLTQLVGRELAESQPGARGPLPAAYARDVPILIPAFTDSEMGLDFSVNNHRRQRNGLAPLPYDPFLDLDFYLEQIKQTKRLGIFTIGGGVPRNYAQQVGPYAEIMAHRLGEKEVEPIRFQYGVRICPDPSHLGGLSGCTYSEGVSWGKFVPESDGGRYAEVLTDATIAWPLVVKAVMERAPRKAGMK; from the coding sequence ATGCAGGTTCGTGATCAATCCAACTACCACAGCCCGGAAACCGACAATCTGAAACCGGTCAAACCGCTGGATTTGGCGCAAATCGACAGCGTCAGCGAGCTGCTGGCGGCGATGGCCGACGCCTCTTTTGGCGCCCGACGTCTGGGGCAGGCGGCCAGCGTGCTGGAGAGCATGGTGCGGGATCCCGACTGCTTTACCGTGTTGACCCTCTCCGGGGCCATGACGGTGGCGAAAATGGGCCTGGTCATTGTGGAGATGATCGAACGCGGCTATGTGGACGCCATCATCTCCACCGGCGCGTTGATGACCCATGGTCTGGTGGAGACCCAGGGGCGTCACCACTATAAGTACGCCGAGGGGATGGACGACAAGACCCTCTACGAGCGCGGCTACAACCGGGTGTATGACACCCTGGAGCCGGAGAGCAATCTGGATGAGGCGGAGAAGCTGGTGTCGCGGGTGCTGCGTCGCAACGATCTGCCCGAAGTCCTCAGCAGCCGTAGCCTGACCCAACTGGTGGGGCGTGAATTGGCGGAGAGCCAACCCGGCGCGCGCGGACCGCTGCCCGCCGCCTACGCCCGCGACGTGCCGATTCTCATTCCCGCCTTTACCGACTCTGAGATGGGTCTGGATTTCTCGGTGAATAATCACCGTCGCCAGCGCAATGGCTTGGCGCCGCTGCCGTATGATCCGTTCCTGGATCTGGACTTCTATCTGGAGCAGATCAAACAGACCAAGCGTTTGGGCATCTTCACCATCGGCGGCGGGGTGCCGCGCAACTACGCCCAGCAGGTGGGGCCTTACGCGGAGATCATGGCCCACCGCTTGGGCGAAAAAGAGGTGGAGCCGATCCGCTTCCAATATGGCGTGCGCATCTGCCCGGATCCGTCGCACCTGGGTGGTCTGTCCGGCTGCACCTACTCGGAAGGGGTGAGCTGGGGCAAGTTTGTGCCGGAATCCGACGGCGGCCGTTACGCCGAGGTGCTCACCGACGCCACCATCGCCTGGCCGCTGGTGGTGAAAGCGGTGATGGAGCGCGCGCCGCGTAAAGCCGGAATGAAGTGA
- the prmC gene encoding peptide chain release factor N(5)-glutamine methyltransferase → MTVSTPEIWTFRTLIQWTTQWLTKQGIVDNPRLDAELLLAHALKLRRLDLFLDPDRPLHDDELNRYKVLIKKRASREPVAYILGSREFWSLTFRVGPGVLIPRPETETLVERILEGVADREATLRILDVGVGSGAILCALLDELPNATGVGVDRAAEALACARSNVDALDLVARAEIVEGDLFSPFNDQSELFDVIVSNPPYIASAVIETLEPEVRDHEPRGALDGGADGLACYRALIPASKPLLKSGGLLALEIGYDQGEAIFDLCREAGFAAVSITQDHARRDRVITATA, encoded by the coding sequence ATGACCGTTAGCACGCCGGAAATCTGGACATTTCGCACCCTGATTCAGTGGACCACCCAGTGGTTGACCAAGCAGGGGATTGTGGACAATCCGCGTCTGGATGCGGAGCTGCTGCTGGCCCATGCGCTGAAATTGCGCCGATTGGACCTGTTTCTGGACCCGGATAGACCGTTACACGATGACGAGCTTAACCGTTACAAAGTTCTCATCAAAAAACGCGCATCTCGCGAACCTGTGGCCTATATTTTAGGATCGCGTGAGTTTTGGAGTCTGACGTTTCGCGTGGGCCCTGGCGTGCTGATCCCCAGGCCGGAAACTGAGACCCTGGTGGAGCGGATTTTGGAGGGCGTTGCTGATCGCGAAGCGACATTGCGCATCCTGGATGTGGGGGTGGGCTCCGGCGCGATTCTGTGCGCTTTACTTGACGAGCTTCCCAACGCCACCGGGGTGGGCGTGGATCGCGCCGCCGAGGCGTTGGCGTGCGCGCGCAGCAATGTGGACGCACTGGATCTGGTCGCGCGCGCTGAGATCGTTGAGGGAGATTTATTCAGTCCTTTCAATGATCAATCCGAACTGTTTGATGTGATCGTCTCCAATCCGCCCTACATCGCCAGCGCGGTGATCGAGACCCTGGAGCCGGAGGTGCGCGACCACGAACCACGCGGCGCGCTGGATGGCGGCGCCGATGGCCTGGCGTGCTATCGGGCGCTGATTCCGGCGTCCAAACCGCTGCTCAAGTCCGGTGGATTGCTGGCGCTGGAGATCGGTTATGATCAGGGCGAAGCGATCTTCGATCTGTGCCGGGAGGCGGGCTTTGCAGCGGTGTCCATCACCCAGGATCATGCGCGACGGGATCGTGTTATTACCGCAACGGCGTAA
- a CDS encoding SDR family oxidoreductase, whose product MRDFSNHPVLITGCSSGIGYHVAHGLHKRGYRVFATARQVEDVARLQAEGLEALQLDLDHSASIDTAVTEILSRTGGRLYGLFNNGAYAQPGCVEDLSREALRLQFETNLFGQHEVTTRVIPAMRAAGQGRIIQNSSVLGFVGLRYRGAYVASKFALEGLSDTLRLELAGTGIHVSLIEPGPIESEIGPKALPHFHRHIDIEGSVWRDIYKSELERLGNEPPNRWRLGPEAVLQRVIHALESPRPKIRYPVTTPTYGFAILKRLLPVRWLDRLQQYAS is encoded by the coding sequence ATGCGCGACTTTTCCAACCATCCTGTGCTCATTACCGGCTGTTCCAGCGGCATCGGCTATCATGTCGCCCATGGCTTACACAAGCGCGGTTATCGCGTCTTCGCCACTGCGCGTCAGGTTGAGGATGTGGCGCGTCTGCAAGCTGAGGGGCTGGAGGCGCTGCAACTGGATCTGGACCACTCCGCCTCCATTGACACGGCGGTGACGGAGATTCTGTCGCGCACCGGCGGACGACTCTACGGACTGTTCAATAATGGCGCCTACGCCCAGCCCGGTTGCGTGGAGGATCTGAGCCGCGAAGCTTTGAGATTACAGTTTGAAACCAATCTGTTCGGTCAGCATGAGGTGACTACGCGGGTGATTCCCGCCATGCGCGCGGCGGGGCAGGGGCGCATCATTCAGAACAGTTCGGTATTGGGCTTTGTCGGCCTGCGCTATCGCGGGGCTTATGTGGCCAGCAAATTCGCCCTGGAGGGGCTCTCCGATACGCTGCGCCTGGAGTTGGCCGGAACCGGCATCCATGTCAGCCTCATTGAGCCGGGTCCCATTGAGAGTGAAATCGGTCCCAAGGCGCTGCCGCACTTTCATCGTCATATCGATATCGAAGGCAGTGTGTGGCGCGACATCTATAAAAGCGAACTGGAGCGTTTGGGCAACGAACCCCCCAACCGCTGGCGTCTGGGGCCCGAGGCGGTGCTGCAGCGGGTGATCCATGCGTTGGAATCGCCGCGCCCGAAGATCCGCTATCCAGTCACCACGCCGACTTACGGCTTCGCCATTCTCAAACGCCTGCTGCCGGTGCGTTGGCTGGACCGCTTGCAACAGTACGCCTCATAA
- a CDS encoding peptidoglycan DD-metalloendopeptidase family protein has protein sequence MFPGRNKQLKTLNAISESGYAIASPSRPGVSRVAARVVAVSSVRRRRLIVRSVAAAALFLSALAINSALDANTGGETGNAPPRITTSAQMTQLAQQTAGQIVAEEANGVSLLSGQPLETLLDSEADYAQGAEPQLEFSQSPDEAPVGHPLQTALKRERGEVRPGDSFSGLMERLNAPYLTAIEISRASKPVYDIATRLRPGKPLEAHYSADGQLQAFFYAVTDDKTLAVRRNDDGRFTARMMRLTLEAAANGPAQTVTADAGTARSAPDPLIRPIPAATPSPRKARMLAARMNDPKRRAASALTPPPADHAVARLVEETVRNGDHLAAVLARADVTAPTALSVAESARSVYDLARKLKPGKTLQLAFDKQGQLVELSYPVSKISSLVLSRVDGDGFRAVLDKPELDMRMRSVSGTVNGSLFIAARRAGLSQPLAVKLAGLFEWDVDFARDIRAGDRFTVIYEEYRHDGKKVRDGDIVAARFVNQGNVFEAFRFTDGNGDTGYYDSKGNNVQKMFIRAPVDYTRISSRFSKARKHPILGFTRAHKGVDYAAPTGTPIRAAGNGRVIYRAYKGGFGNLVLIRHNSTYTTAYAHMSRYARNLKPGSRVRQGQVIGYVGATGKATGPHLHYEVRVRGVQVNPLSVKLPSARSLPRSLMPKFRQQRLALVARLNNASPTVLAALKKEG, from the coding sequence ATGTTTCCCGGACGCAATAAACAACTGAAAACGCTGAACGCCATTTCGGAATCCGGCTACGCCATCGCTTCGCCTTCGCGCCCCGGCGTGAGCCGCGTCGCCGCGCGCGTGGTGGCGGTGAGCTCCGTGCGTCGTCGCCGTTTGATCGTGCGTTCGGTGGCCGCAGCCGCGCTGTTCCTGTCGGCGTTGGCCATCAATAGCGCGCTGGACGCCAATACCGGCGGCGAAACCGGCAATGCCCCCCCGCGCATCACCACGTCGGCGCAAATGACCCAACTGGCGCAACAGACCGCGGGTCAAATCGTCGCCGAAGAGGCCAATGGCGTCAGCCTGCTCAGCGGTCAGCCGCTGGAGACCCTACTCGATAGCGAAGCCGATTACGCCCAGGGCGCCGAGCCGCAACTGGAGTTCTCGCAATCCCCCGATGAAGCCCCCGTCGGCCACCCGCTGCAAACAGCGCTCAAACGCGAGCGCGGCGAAGTGCGCCCCGGCGACTCCTTCTCCGGCCTGATGGAGCGTCTGAACGCCCCTTATCTGACCGCCATCGAGATCAGCCGCGCCAGCAAACCCGTTTACGATATCGCCACGCGTCTGCGTCCCGGCAAACCGTTGGAGGCGCACTACAGCGCCGATGGCCAGCTGCAGGCGTTCTTCTACGCCGTTACCGACGATAAAACCCTGGCGGTGCGCCGCAACGACGATGGACGCTTTACAGCGCGGATGATGCGTCTGACGCTTGAAGCGGCGGCGAATGGGCCAGCGCAAACCGTCACCGCAGATGCCGGGACTGCGCGTTCGGCCCCGGATCCGCTGATCCGTCCGATTCCGGCGGCCACGCCGTCGCCGCGCAAGGCGCGCATGTTGGCCGCGCGCATGAACGACCCCAAACGCCGCGCCGCCAGCGCGCTCACCCCGCCGCCCGCCGACCACGCCGTGGCGCGTCTGGTGGAAGAGACCGTACGCAACGGCGACCATCTGGCCGCCGTGCTGGCCCGCGCCGATGTGACTGCTCCCACCGCGCTGTCGGTGGCGGAATCCGCGCGCAGCGTGTATGACTTGGCGCGCAAGCTCAAGCCCGGCAAAACCCTGCAACTGGCGTTCGACAAGCAGGGCCAACTGGTGGAGCTCTCCTATCCGGTCTCCAAAATCAGCTCTCTGGTGCTCAGCCGGGTGGATGGCGACGGCTTCCGCGCCGTGCTGGACAAGCCGGAGCTGGATATGCGCATGCGCTCGGTCTCCGGCACCGTCAACGGTTCGCTGTTCATCGCCGCGCGCCGCGCTGGTCTGTCGCAGCCGCTGGCGGTGAAGCTGGCCGGTCTGTTCGAGTGGGACGTGGACTTCGCCCGCGACATTCGCGCCGGCGACCGTTTTACCGTCATCTATGAAGAGTATCGCCACGACGGCAAAAAGGTGCGCGATGGCGATATCGTCGCCGCCCGCTTCGTCAACCAGGGCAACGTGTTCGAAGCGTTCCGCTTTACTGATGGCAACGGCGATACCGGCTACTACGACAGCAAGGGCAACAACGTCCAGAAGATGTTCATTCGCGCGCCGGTGGACTACACGCGCATCTCCTCGCGCTTCTCTAAAGCGCGCAAGCACCCGATTCTTGGCTTTACCCGCGCCCACAAAGGCGTCGATTACGCCGCCCCCACCGGCACCCCCATTCGCGCTGCGGGCAATGGCCGCGTGATCTATCGCGCCTACAAAGGGGGCTTCGGCAATCTGGTGCTGATCCGTCACAACTCCACCTACACCACCGCCTATGCGCACATGAGCCGCTATGCGCGCAACCTCAAGCCCGGCTCTCGCGTGCGTCAGGGACAAGTGATTGGTTACGTGGGCGCCACCGGCAAAGCCACCGGCCCGCATCTGCACTATGAAGTGCGCGTGCGTGGGGTGCAGGTCAATCCGCTGTCGGTCAAGCTGCCTTCGGCGCGCTCGTTGCCGCGCAGTCTGATGCCCAAGTTCCGCCAACAGCGCTTGGCGCTGGTGGCGCGCCTCAACAACGCCAGCCCCACCGTGCTGGCGGCTCTGAAAAAAGAGGGTTGA
- a CDS encoding PAS domain-containing protein, translated as MTPPQSDQHAGQSEAERLAFILNHVGAYVFAKDLDGRYTYANDMVLQLFGLPREQVLGQSDERFFDLNVSDALRQHDRRVMENGERIEREERNIIQSSGEERVYWSVKLPIRDPDGAIIGLCGVSTDITERRRAEEALAQQKALLNTVLENIDGYVYMKDAQRRYLYVNSKTAALYQKTPEQIIGKLDEELLSPQVAAEFARLDNIVLQLGKKTAGEESIAEADGITRHYWSIKLPLLEGDAIEGLIGISTDITEVVTLKNKFHDMARLDALTGALSRAFFLEKAETALKAAQRRHNTLALAVIDLDHFKQINDAHGHQFGDRYLTTAASAFQNALREGDFLGRMGGDEFLIIIQDANATQMARSLSRIHAALSRITLTAPNGEELRISASIGAALSWSDCDIDALTAHADAALYRAKAAGRNCWRAYDAAEDARLDG; from the coding sequence ATGACCCCGCCGCAAAGCGATCAACACGCCGGACAGTCGGAAGCCGAACGCCTGGCGTTTATTCTCAACCATGTGGGCGCCTACGTCTTCGCCAAGGATCTGGATGGCCGCTACACTTACGCCAACGACATGGTGCTGCAACTGTTTGGTCTGCCACGCGAACAGGTGCTGGGGCAGAGCGACGAGCGCTTCTTTGACCTGAACGTCTCTGACGCCTTGCGCCAGCACGACCGGCGGGTGATGGAAAATGGCGAACGCATTGAGCGTGAAGAGCGCAATATCATCCAAAGCAGCGGCGAAGAGCGCGTTTACTGGAGTGTCAAACTCCCCATCCGCGACCCTGACGGCGCCATCATCGGCCTGTGCGGCGTCTCCACCGACATCACTGAGCGCCGTCGCGCCGAAGAGGCCTTGGCGCAACAGAAAGCCCTACTCAACACGGTATTGGAGAATATTGACGGCTACGTCTATATGAAGGACGCCCAGCGCCGCTATCTCTACGTCAACAGCAAGACCGCCGCGCTGTATCAAAAGACGCCTGAACAGATCATCGGCAAGCTCGATGAGGAGCTGCTCTCGCCGCAGGTGGCCGCAGAGTTCGCCCGTCTGGACAACATCGTGCTGCAACTGGGCAAAAAAACCGCTGGCGAAGAGAGCATCGCTGAAGCCGATGGGATCACGCGCCACTACTGGTCCATCAAGCTGCCATTGCTGGAGGGCGACGCCATTGAGGGACTGATCGGCATCTCCACCGACATCACCGAAGTGGTGACCCTGAAGAACAAGTTCCACGATATGGCGCGCCTGGACGCCCTCACCGGCGCGCTCAGTCGCGCCTTCTTCCTGGAGAAAGCGGAGACCGCGCTCAAAGCGGCGCAGCGGCGGCACAACACCTTGGCCCTGGCGGTGATCGATCTGGACCACTTCAAACAGATCAACGACGCCCACGGCCACCAGTTTGGCGACCGCTATCTCACCACCGCCGCCAGCGCGTTTCAGAACGCCCTGCGCGAGGGGGATTTCCTCGGCCGAATGGGCGGCGATGAGTTCCTCATCATTATTCAGGACGCCAACGCCACCCAGATGGCGCGCTCCCTGTCGCGCATCCACGCCGCCTTGAGCCGCATCACCCTCACCGCCCCCAATGGCGAGGAGCTGCGCATCAGCGCCAGCATCGGCGCGGCGCTCTCCTGGAGCGACTGCGATATCGACGCCCTCACCGCCCACGCCGACGCCGCCCTCTATCGCGCCAAAGCCGCCGGTCGCAACTGCTGGCGCGCCTATGACGCCGCCGAAGATGCCCGTCTTGA